One Campylobacter pinnipediorum subsp. caledonicus genomic window carries:
- a CDS encoding efflux RND transporter periplasmic adaptor subunit, with translation MKKTQILIAIFVTIFIAGCFDFNFLKTEKSKNTQNKKPQMPPATVNVIVAKKADNKMIFEYPAKLESLQEVIVTPKVSGTIIKQNFKAGDKVKQGDVLFIVEPDKFEALYDIANAAIIQAESAYKNAKSEMERVKRLFSQNAISQKEYDNALAKLEVASASIASAKANAKAAKLDLSYTKIKAPFSGVVSENLVDVGSFVAAGNTKLVKLSDIDTINARFYISDVANLKRINNLTNKNWVQLDSNATLITNNGNVKGSLNFIDNTVDENTGSVLAKAEFKNENLQLLAGSFAKISLDGFIQKNSFLLPQIAIKQDVVSPYVLVAKDNKVTKKPIQIIFETSENAIINSGLKEGDQIIINNFNKIGIGATVKVENKENK, from the coding sequence TAAGAAACCACAAATGCCACCAGCAACAGTGAATGTTATAGTTGCAAAAAAAGCTGATAATAAAATGATTTTTGAGTATCCAGCAAAACTTGAAAGCTTACAAGAAGTTATAGTTACCCCAAAAGTTTCTGGAACCATAATAAAACAAAATTTCAAAGCAGGAGACAAAGTAAAACAAGGCGATGTTTTATTTATTGTAGAACCTGATAAATTTGAAGCGTTATATGATATAGCAAATGCAGCTATCATACAAGCTGAGTCAGCATACAAAAACGCAAAAAGTGAAATGGAACGTGTTAAGAGATTGTTTTCTCAAAATGCGATAAGCCAGAAAGAGTATGACAATGCCTTGGCAAAATTGGAAGTCGCAAGTGCATCAATAGCAAGTGCAAAAGCAAATGCAAAAGCAGCAAAATTAGATTTAAGCTATACAAAAATCAAAGCACCTTTTAGCGGTGTTGTTAGTGAGAACTTAGTAGATGTGGGTTCTTTTGTTGCGGCTGGTAATACAAAACTTGTAAAACTTAGTGACATAGATACAATCAATGCTAGATTTTATATCTCAGATGTAGCAAACCTAAAAAGAATCAATAATCTAACAAACAAAAATTGGGTTCAATTAGACTCAAATGCAACACTTATAACTAACAATGGAAACGTAAAAGGCTCACTTAACTTTATAGACAATACCGTTGATGAAAATACCGGTAGTGTTTTAGCAAAAGCTGAGTTTAAAAATGAAAATTTGCAACTTCTAGCTGGTTCATTTGCAAAAATAAGCCTAGATGGTTTTATACAAAAAAATAGCTTTTTATTGCCACAAATTGCAATAAAACAAGATGTTGTATCTCCATATGTTTTAGTTGCAAAAGATAATAAGGTTACAAAAAAACCTATTCAAATTATATTTGAAACATCAGAAAATGCAATCATAAATAGTGGATTAAAAGAAGGTGATCAAATAATAATTAACAATTTTAATAAAATCGGTATCGGAGCGACTGTAAAGGTAGAAAACAAGGAGAACAAATAG
- a CDS encoding efflux RND transporter permease subunit: MFSKFFINRPIFASVISIIIFIAGIMSLRGLPVEEYPQLTPPQISIRAQYTGANADVIANTVASVIEEQVNGVENMIYMKSVSSSSGSMNLNVFFKIGTNSKQASVDVNNRVQSALSRLPSEVRQIGVTVRESSGSMLGVVSFLNPNATITELHNYVVLNILDDIKRVKGVGDATIIGGKNYAMRIWIKPDLLAKYNLSTTDVISAIKTQNSQYAAGKIGEAPIKDKISYVYAISADGRFKNVDEFKNIILKADSNGNLLRLKDVADVEIGSENYSIGALMNGKNMAPMLIFLQNGANAVETMHLVKERLQEISKSYPDGMYHDIPYDTTKFVEISIQEVIKTFIEAMLLVMVVIYMFLKSFRATIIPMLAVPVSIIGTFVGFYIMGFSINLITLFALILAIGIVVDDAIIVIENVERIMHEDKSISVKEASIKAMQEVTTPVISIVLVLSAVFIPVAFMEGFVGVIQRQFALTLVVSVCLSGLVALTLTPALCAVFLKRTEEKPFWFVQKFNDFFDWSTSIFSAGVAKVIRHVIPSLIIVGIIVWAMITLLKIIPSSLVPYEDKGAAIAVTSLPPASTSSRTLTEVKKISDKFLSNPNVEMVTTIAGYDMFAGVLRENSAISFVGLKDWDQRKNPKDQIFALLGPFNGMLAPSKESMSFVMNTPPIMGLSLAGGFEIYLQNKSGKSYNEIQKDTMKVVMAANARPEITRVRTTLDTTYPQYKIEVDEQKAYLMGVSKPDIFATISATIGGYYINDFNMFGKTYRVYMRAKESFRNSAEDIRNIFVKNKKGEMVALNSIVTLKRSMGADLVERFNLFPAAKLMGEPALGYTSGDALNAIEDVIKQTLQQDEYSIAYSGTAYQEKTSSGTGQTAFVFGMIFVFLILAAQYERWLIPLAVITAIPFAVFGSLFATYIRGLSNDIYFQIGLLLLIGLSAKNAILIIEFAMQERKRGKSIFDAAINAAKLRFRPIVMTSIAFSMGIFPMVISSGAGAASRHSLSTGLIGGMIAATTIAIFFVPLFYYLLESLNQKFKNRKGALDA, encoded by the coding sequence ATGTTTTCTAAATTTTTTATCAACAGACCTATATTTGCAAGTGTTATATCTATTATTATATTTATAGCAGGAATTATGTCTTTAAGAGGTCTTCCTGTAGAAGAATATCCGCAACTAACACCACCTCAAATTAGTATAAGGGCACAATACACTGGCGCAAACGCAGATGTTATAGCAAACACTGTTGCCTCTGTTATAGAAGAACAAGTAAATGGTGTTGAAAATATGATATATATGAAGAGTGTATCAAGTTCTAGTGGTTCTATGAATTTAAATGTGTTTTTTAAAATAGGAACAAACTCAAAACAAGCTAGTGTGGATGTAAACAATCGTGTTCAATCAGCTCTTTCAAGACTTCCTAGCGAAGTTAGACAAATAGGAGTAACTGTTCGTGAGAGTAGTGGGTCTATGCTCGGTGTTGTTTCTTTTTTAAACCCAAATGCTACGATTACTGAATTACATAATTATGTTGTTTTAAATATACTAGATGACATAAAAAGGGTAAAAGGTGTTGGAGATGCGACTATCATAGGTGGAAAAAATTATGCTATGAGAATTTGGATAAAACCTGATTTGCTTGCAAAATACAATCTAAGTACCACTGATGTCATATCGGCTATAAAAACTCAAAATAGTCAGTATGCAGCTGGAAAGATAGGCGAAGCACCTATAAAAGATAAGATATCTTATGTGTATGCAATAAGTGCTGATGGACGATTTAAAAATGTAGATGAATTTAAAAATATAATACTAAAAGCTGATAGTAACGGAAATTTATTAAGGCTTAAAGATGTAGCTGATGTTGAGATAGGCTCGGAAAATTATTCAATAGGTGCTTTAATGAACGGAAAAAATATGGCACCTATGCTTATATTTTTGCAAAACGGAGCAAATGCTGTTGAAACAATGCATTTAGTCAAAGAGAGATTACAAGAAATTTCAAAAAGTTATCCTGATGGAATGTATCACGATATTCCTTACGATACTACAAAATTTGTTGAAATTTCTATACAAGAGGTTATAAAAACATTTATAGAAGCAATGTTGCTTGTTATGGTTGTTATTTATATGTTCTTAAAAAGTTTTAGGGCAACAATCATACCAATGCTTGCCGTTCCTGTATCCATAATAGGAACATTTGTTGGTTTTTATATTATGGGTTTTTCTATAAATTTAATAACACTTTTTGCACTAATTCTTGCCATAGGTATAGTCGTTGATGATGCGATTATAGTTATAGAAAATGTTGAGCGTATTATGCACGAAGATAAAAGTATAAGCGTCAAAGAAGCTAGTATAAAAGCTATGCAGGAGGTTACAACACCTGTTATTTCAATAGTTTTGGTTTTATCAGCCGTTTTTATTCCTGTTGCTTTTATGGAGGGTTTTGTTGGGGTTATTCAAAGACAATTTGCCCTAACTCTTGTGGTTTCTGTTTGTCTTTCTGGCTTAGTTGCTTTAACACTAACTCCGGCACTTTGTGCAGTTTTTTTAAAAAGAACAGAGGAAAAGCCATTTTGGTTTGTACAAAAATTTAATGATTTTTTTGATTGGAGCACAAGTATTTTTTCAGCTGGTGTAGCTAAAGTTATAAGACATGTAATTCCTAGTTTGATTATAGTTGGCATTATTGTTTGGGCTATGATAACACTTTTAAAGATTATACCAAGTTCTCTTGTTCCTTATGAAGACAAGGGTGCTGCTATAGCCGTTACATCTTTACCACCAGCATCAACATCATCTAGAACACTAACAGAAGTTAAAAAAATATCAGATAAATTTTTGTCAAATCCAAATGTTGAAATGGTTACAACCATAGCTGGTTATGATATGTTTGCAGGGGTGCTTAGAGAAAATTCTGCCATATCTTTCGTAGGGCTTAAAGATTGGGATCAAAGGAAAAATCCAAAAGATCAAATTTTTGCTTTATTAGGACCTTTTAACGGAATGCTTGCACCATCAAAAGAGAGTATGAGTTTTGTTATGAATACGCCACCTATTATGGGACTTAGTCTTGCGGGTGGTTTTGAAATTTATCTTCAAAACAAAAGTGGAAAAAGCTATAATGAAATTCAAAAAGACACTATGAAAGTTGTAATGGCGGCAAATGCTAGACCTGAAATAACTAGAGTTAGAACAACACTTGATACTACATATCCGCAGTATAAAATAGAAGTAGATGAACAAAAAGCTTATTTGATGGGTGTTAGTAAACCCGATATATTTGCTACTATTTCAGCTACGATAGGTGGATACTATATAAACGATTTTAATATGTTTGGAAAGACATATCGTGTATATATGAGAGCAAAAGAGAGTTTTAGAAATTCAGCAGAAGATATCAGAAATATATTTGTAAAAAACAAAAAAGGTGAGATGGTCGCACTAAATTCTATCGTTACCTTAAAAAGAAGTATGGGTGCTGATTTGGTTGAAAGGTTCAATCTTTTTCCAGCTGCTAAACTTATGGGAGAACCAGCACTAGGATATACATCAGGAGATGCATTAAATGCTATCGAAGATGTTATAAAACAGACATTGCAACAAGATGAGTACTCTATAGCATATTCAGGAACGGCGTATCAAGAAAAGACATCATCAGGTACAGGTCAAACCGCGTTTGTATTTGGTATGATTTTTGTATTTTTGATATTAGCAGCTCAATACGAAAGATGGCTTATACCTTTGGCTGTTATTACAGCTATTCCTTTTGCAGTATTTGGTTCTCTTTTTGCAACATACATAAGAGGTCTTAGCAATGATATATATTTCCAAATAGGTCTATTATTGCTTATCGGACTTTCGGCAAAAAATGCTATTTTAATAATAGAATTTGCAATGCAAGAAAGAAAAAGGGGTAAAAGCATATTTGATGCAGCTATAAATGCAGCAAAACTTCGTTTTAGACCGATAGTTATGACATCAATTGCATTTAGTATGGGTATTTTTCCGATGGTTATTTCAAGTGGTGCTGGTGCTGCAAGTAGGCATTCATTATCTACCGGACTTATAGGTGGTATGATAGCAGCGACTACGATAGCGATATTTTTTGTTCCGTTGTTTTACTATCTGCTTGAAAGTTTAAATCAAAAATTTAAAAATAGAAAAGGTGCTTTAGATGCGTAA
- a CDS encoding TolC family protein, whose protein sequence is MRNIIFFAIVLLFVGCSFKPEMIDVNSSFDYKSQTTNISDKWWEEFNDDKLNSLVDDALKHNIDLKIAYLNLQKADINLNNAKSLFLPTASVTGSATRRGTEHLKTDSFSLNAVLNYEVDLWGRVKNSVESNKALLNASIYDYNASRLSIVSNVVDNYFSLVALKMQENIYKNTLKSYIDTMNYRKKQLEAGAITKSVYIQSVTSVQNASINLNNIKNQIITLSNVLSILAGRDNNEILYSLVNTNKTLPKAPQINADISADILLKRSDVAYAYEILKSSNALVGVAKAAYFPSISLSGIFGFSSAKIDNLFDKDARFWSLGTSLTQNIFNLPQTKNRVKLSKIIESENALRYEKIIKIALGEVKTALINRRNLIEIFNQTKELLDSQEKIYELVNSQYDEGYVDHLSLLDAQRNLLSTKLSLVNANLNLNKAVVQVFKAFGGGFKK, encoded by the coding sequence ATGCGTAATATTATATTTTTTGCAATAGTTCTTTTATTTGTAGGATGTTCATTTAAACCTGAAATGATTGATGTAAACTCAAGCTTTGATTACAAAAGCCAAACAACAAATATAAGCGATAAATGGTGGGAAGAATTTAACGATGATAAATTAAACTCGCTGGTTGATGATGCGTTAAAGCATAATATAGATTTAAAAATAGCTTATTTGAATTTACAAAAAGCTGATATAAATCTAAACAATGCAAAATCACTATTTTTACCTACTGCTAGTGTAACAGGCAGTGCGACAAGAAGAGGCACAGAGCATTTAAAAACAGATAGTTTTTCACTAAATGCTGTTTTAAACTACGAGGTTGATTTATGGGGAAGAGTAAAAAACTCAGTTGAATCAAACAAAGCCCTTTTAAATGCAAGTATTTATGATTATAATGCTTCTAGACTAAGTATAGTTTCAAATGTCGTAGATAATTATTTTTCATTAGTAGCATTAAAAATGCAAGAAAATATCTACAAAAACACACTAAAAAGTTATATAGACACGATGAATTATCGCAAAAAACAGCTTGAAGCCGGCGCGATAACAAAATCTGTATATATACAAAGCGTAACATCTGTGCAAAATGCAAGTATAAATTTAAACAACATAAAAAATCAAATCATCACACTTTCAAATGTATTGTCTATACTTGCTGGAAGAGATAATAATGAAATTTTATACTCGCTAGTTAATACAAACAAAACACTTCCAAAAGCACCTCAAATAAATGCCGATATAAGTGCTGATATACTTCTAAAAAGAAGTGATGTAGCTTATGCCTATGAAATTTTAAAAAGCTCAAATGCACTTGTTGGAGTTGCGAAAGCTGCTTATTTTCCATCTATATCTTTGAGTGGAATTTTTGGTTTTAGTTCAGCTAAGATAGACAATTTATTTGATAAAGATGCTCGGTTTTGGTCTCTTGGTACTTCTCTTACACAAAATATTTTCAATCTACCTCAAACAAAAAATAGAGTTAAGCTATCTAAAATCATAGAAAGTGAAAATGCTTTAAGGTATGAAAAAATCATAAAAATAGCTCTTGGTGAAGTTAAAACAGCTTTGATAAATAGACGAAATCTAATTGAAATTTTCAACCAAACAAAAGAGCTTTTAGACTCTCAAGAAAAGATATACGAACTTGTAAACTCGCAATACGATGAGGGTTATGTAGATCATCTAAGTCTACTTGATGCACAAAGAAATCTACTAAGCACAAAACTAAGTCTTGTAAATGCGAATTTAAATCTAAATAAAGCAGTAGTTCAAGTATTTAAAGCTTTTGGAGGTGGCTTTAAAAAATAA
- a CDS encoding autotransporter outer membrane beta-barrel domain-containing protein yields the protein MKISKFLSAVAISACISTGLFANTYFEDARLYLSIYAAKHNDDIEKMMSDIETANDLKNIVIQYLISFANAKNEEIKVERHSQKDNNDAIWISSAIKYGYQATNDWIKKNIQVPLNEMLENPDNIDNTKLNKLNGSFSTNGINLELGQGSVDASQNVTKLDKNFIKKHKTDIKNKLNEFLNTFHTKLKKNVEIISKKIEEKSNDDHKLKTELEKLKKEKVKIEEKVKEIEDKLKKEKQERLERERLERERQEEQERLEKEKERLEKEQERLEKEKEEREKIKKEELKKEQEFKSKFSTQDSIQSSIYDLTKDNQNLRQIFETMSKDQIQAFSKEIKQTTQDISSNISENLYTQIVDFNSEITTQTRLAQLSNPFNKDLALAKAINALKDMRFVSNDDSVMTNVVKEYTDRFAYNNNLWASALGGQTRSKNNIKSSLYGFAIGYDRAFDSTIVGSYINYAKTKTKNDSFDNKADNYQVGVYTRSYVNNNEIDTKVSIGKSKNKLTRDIKIPNNALVSQKSKYDTKSLTFDLSYGYVVATKNNSFVKPFIGASYSYFKNDEFKEDGLFAMKFSGSNSKMLNASAGIEFRTYLENGNYFFITPSLQKEIYKKTKDSIVRFVGSDKDIILATNNKKSTYVSLITGAQVNLTQNLSANMIIGAKAKSKEKLYNATIGLRYKF from the coding sequence ATGAAAATTTCTAAATTTTTAAGTGCTGTTGCTATTAGTGCCTGTATTAGCACCGGTTTATTTGCTAATACATATTTTGAAGATGCAAGATTATATCTATCTATTTATGCAGCAAAGCATAATGATGATATAGAGAAGATGATGTCAGATATAGAAACAGCAAATGATCTCAAAAATATAGTTATTCAATATTTGATTAGTTTTGCAAATGCAAAAAATGAAGAAATAAAAGTCGAAAGGCATTCACAAAAAGATAATAACGATGCTATTTGGATATCTAGTGCTATAAAATATGGATATCAAGCAACTAATGATTGGATAAAAAAAAATATACAAGTTCCTTTAAATGAAATGTTAGAAAATCCTGATAATATAGATAATACTAAACTTAATAAACTTAATGGAAGTTTTAGTACTAATGGAATTAATTTAGAATTAGGACAAGGTTCGGTTGATGCTTCGCAAAATGTAACTAAGTTAGATAAAAATTTTATAAAAAAACATAAAACAGATATCAAAAACAAACTAAATGAATTTTTAAATACATTTCATACCAAACTTAAAAAAAATGTAGAGATTATTAGCAAAAAAATTGAAGAAAAATCAAATGATGACCATAAATTAAAAACAGAATTAGAAAAATTGAAGAAAGAAAAAGTAAAAATTGAAGAAAAAGTAAAAGAGATAGAAGATAAACTTAAAAAAGAAAAACAAGAGAGACTTGAAAGAGAAAGACTTGAGAGAGAAAGACAAGAAGAACAAGAAAGACTTGAAAAAGAAAAAGAAAGACTTGAAAAAGAACAAGAAAGACTTGAAAAAGAAAAAGAAGAAAGAGAAAAAATCAAAAAAGAAGAACTTAAAAAAGAGCAAGAATTTAAATCTAAATTTTCTACACAGGATAGCATTCAAAGTTCAATTTATGATTTAACAAAAGACAATCAAAATTTAAGACAAATATTTGAAACTATGAGCAAAGATCAAATTCAAGCTTTTTCTAAAGAAATAAAACAAACAACACAAGATATATCCAGCAATATATCAGAAAATTTATATACTCAAATAGTTGATTTTAATTCAGAAATAACAACTCAAACCAGACTAGCACAACTAAGCAATCCTTTCAATAAAGATCTAGCACTTGCAAAGGCTATCAATGCCTTAAAAGATATGAGATTTGTTTCAAATGATGATAGCGTAATGACAAATGTAGTAAAAGAATACACAGATAGATTTGCATACAATAACAATCTATGGGCTTCTGCTTTAGGGGGTCAAACAAGATCTAAGAACAATATAAAATCAAGTCTTTATGGTTTTGCTATAGGGTATGATAGAGCATTTGATAGCACAATAGTAGGAAGTTATATAAATTATGCAAAAACAAAAACAAAAAATGATAGTTTTGATAATAAAGCAGATAACTATCAAGTAGGTGTGTATACTAGAAGTTATGTGAATAATAACGAGATAGATACAAAAGTATCCATAGGAAAATCTAAAAATAAACTAACAAGAGATATCAAAATACCAAACAATGCATTAGTATCACAAAAAAGCAAATATGATACAAAATCACTAACATTTGATTTAAGCTATGGTTATGTCGTAGCAACAAAAAATAATAGTTTTGTAAAACCTTTTATAGGTGCTTCATATAGTTATTTTAAAAATGATGAATTTAAAGAAGATGGATTATTTGCTATGAAATTCAGCGGTTCAAATTCTAAGATGCTTAATGCAAGCGCTGGAATTGAGTTTAGAACATATCTAGAAAATGGAAACTACTTTTTTATAACACCTTCTTTACAAAAAGAAATTTATAAAAAAACAAAAGATAGCATTGTTAGATTTGTAGGTTCAGATAAAGATATAATCCTAGCAACAAACAACAAAAAATCAACATATGTTTCTTTGATAACAGGAGCACAAGTAAATTTAACACAAAATTTATCTGCTAATATGATAATTGGCGCAAAAGCTAAATCGAAAGAAAAACTATATAATGCAACAATAGGACTTAGATATAAGTTTTGA